Proteins encoded by one window of Enterococcus faecalis:
- a CDS encoding ANTAR domain-containing response regulator — MDGRIVIVDDEPITRLDIRDIVIEAGYEVVGEAADGFEAIEVCKKTQPDLVLMDIQMPILDGLKAGKKIVQDQLASSIVFLSAYSDVQNTDKAKKLGALGYLVKPLDEKSLIPTIEMSIERGKQTQLLLNQIDKLSLKLEERKIIEKAKGILVKENHISEEEAYQMLRTLSMNKRARMSEIAELIVMDDE, encoded by the coding sequence ATGGATGGACGAATTGTAATAGTCGATGATGAACCTATTACGAGACTCGATATTCGTGATATTGTGATAGAAGCAGGGTACGAAGTAGTCGGTGAAGCAGCTGATGGTTTTGAAGCAATTGAAGTATGTAAAAAAACACAACCTGACCTAGTATTAATGGACATTCAAATGCCAATTTTAGATGGTCTAAAAGCAGGTAAAAAAATTGTTCAAGACCAACTAGCCAGTAGTATTGTTTTTTTATCTGCATACAGTGACGTACAAAATACGGACAAGGCTAAAAAATTAGGCGCACTGGGTTATTTAGTTAAACCTCTAGATGAAAAATCATTAATACCTACAATTGAAATGAGCATTGAACGAGGCAAACAAACGCAGCTGTTACTAAATCAAATCGATAAATTAAGTTTAAAATTAGAAGAACGTAAAATTATCGAAAAAGCCAAAGGTATTCTTGTAAAAGAAAATCATATATCGGAAGAAGAAGCCTACCAAATGTTGCGTACGTTAAGCATGAACAAACGCGCACGTATGAGTGAAATTGCAGAATTGATTGTAATGGATGATGAATAA
- a CDS encoding sensor histidine kinase, whose amino-acid sequence MKRLEQLCHQYTNLSESDIKELQRTARYLSSTTLYQSADVFIDVYKEMSQQALVVYHKPPAKTTSLYSGDVVGMEALLKNEPGVLRTMQTSLNSIGLLAVTQENRLIKQNIYPIRNEHRTIGVIIVEIAADEEIQADLQKEELNNCQLAKVAKSTSQVDALFIDQLAEAVLIFDAAGHLLITNHNAQELYRKLGYRDNIIGMSYDNLSIDYTTFEYVLYQMKYKMSNQPIESKTTYLNYYFKVRKVWLASEEQLIMIIQDNTEFKEKEAEIISKSVAIREIHHRVKNNLQSVVSLLRIQERRTQSPEAKKVLHESVNRIMAIAATHELLSKQVKDDVALRQTLEAVMYNFRHLFQGAQPIEMMMDVDPAIMVSSEQMVTISLVVNELLQNIFDHAFEPQTSGVVKLSGTLDNKMITITVTDNGKGYDVHQSNETSLGLMIVKSYVKDKLKGKITIESNKQGTKTCFYFEQNTSDVVH is encoded by the coding sequence ATGAAACGATTAGAACAATTATGTCACCAATATACCAATCTTTCAGAATCAGACATTAAAGAATTACAACGTACAGCACGTTATCTTTCTTCGACGACACTCTACCAAAGTGCAGATGTTTTTATTGATGTGTATAAGGAAATGTCACAGCAAGCACTAGTCGTTTATCATAAGCCGCCTGCGAAGACAACTTCTTTATATAGCGGAGATGTCGTCGGGATGGAAGCTTTATTAAAAAATGAACCTGGTGTTCTGCGTACCATGCAAACTAGCTTAAATAGCATTGGTTTGTTAGCAGTGACTCAGGAAAATCGTTTGATTAAGCAAAATATCTATCCCATTCGCAATGAACATCGAACGATTGGTGTCATTATTGTCGAGATTGCGGCAGATGAAGAGATTCAAGCGGACTTACAAAAAGAGGAGCTAAATAACTGCCAGTTAGCAAAAGTAGCGAAATCAACTAGTCAAGTCGACGCATTATTTATTGATCAATTGGCAGAAGCCGTTTTGATTTTTGATGCGGCGGGTCACTTATTAATTACCAATCACAATGCACAAGAGCTTTATCGCAAACTTGGTTATCGGGATAATATCATTGGAATGAGTTATGACAATTTGTCCATCGATTATACAACTTTTGAATATGTGTTGTATCAAATGAAATATAAAATGAGTAATCAACCAATTGAAAGCAAAACGACCTACCTTAATTATTATTTTAAGGTTCGGAAAGTGTGGTTGGCATCAGAAGAACAACTGATTATGATTATTCAAGACAATACAGAATTTAAAGAAAAAGAAGCGGAAATTATTTCCAAATCTGTTGCGATTCGTGAAATTCATCATCGTGTTAAAAATAACTTGCAATCGGTGGTTTCCTTATTGCGTATTCAAGAACGGCGAACGCAAAGCCCCGAAGCAAAGAAAGTCCTTCATGAAAGTGTCAATCGAATTATGGCGATTGCAGCCACCCATGAATTGCTGTCAAAACAAGTCAAAGATGACGTTGCTTTACGGCAAACATTGGAAGCAGTGATGTATAATTTTAGACATCTTTTTCAAGGCGCACAACCCATTGAGATGATGATGGATGTTGATCCAGCCATTATGGTTTCTAGCGAACAAATGGTTACCATTTCCCTTGTTGTCAACGAACTATTACAAAACATTTTTGATCATGCATTTGAGCCACAAACAAGTGGCGTTGTTAAACTTAGTGGAACATTAGATAATAAAATGATTACCATTACTGTTACAGATAATGGTAAAGGCTATGATGTTCATCAAAGTAACGAGACCAGTTTAGGTTTGATGATTGTCAAAAGCTACGTAAAAGATAAATTAAAAGGAAAAATTACAATTGAATCCAATAAACAGGGAACTAAAACCTGTTTCTATTTCGAACAGAACACCAGTGATGTTGTTCATTGA
- the eutS gene encoding ethanolamine utilization microcompartment protein EutS, with translation MEEKQRMIQEYVPGKQVTLAHIIASPNKEIYTKLGLPEGTSNALGILTITPSEAAIIAVDIATKSGDIQIGFIDRFSGSVVISGDVSSVEAALQAVIEGLQQILNFSVTCKITRT, from the coding sequence TTGGAAGAAAAACAACGAATGATTCAAGAATATGTTCCTGGGAAACAAGTAACGTTAGCGCACATCATTGCTAGTCCTAATAAAGAAATTTATACAAAATTAGGATTGCCAGAAGGCACCAGCAATGCACTAGGTATTTTGACAATCACTCCGAGCGAAGCGGCAATTATCGCTGTTGATATTGCGACTAAAAGCGGAGATATCCAAATCGGTTTTATTGATCGTTTTTCTGGATCGGTAGTCATTTCTGGTGACGTAAGCTCAGTGGAAGCAGCCTTACAAGCGGTGATTGAAGGTTTACAACAGATTTTAAACTTTTCTGTAACTTGTAAAATTACCAGAACATAG